In Thermofilum pendens Hrk 5, the sequence GAGATGGAGGGCAAGCCTGTACTGCTACACTTCGTACCGGAGGGTAAGTACTACTGGGTGATAAACGTGGAGTACAACATAATAGACGAGCTCGGACGCCCAAGGGAGATAGGAACCTTCCAGATAGACGTGGGGAACGCGGAGAGGTTCGGGATAACCTACGTAGACGAGAATAACACCAGGAGGTACCCGGTGATAATCCACACGGCGATAATAGGCTCTCTCGAAAGGTACGTGTTCGCAGTCCTAGACACGGCGGCCAAGAAGGCCCGCGCCGGCGAGGTCCCCTCGCTACCGCTCTGGCTGTCGCCCGTTCAGGTGCGGGTAATACCTCACTCCTCCGAATACCTGAAGCTCGCCGACAGTATCGCGGACAAGCTGGAGGAGCAGGGGATCCGGGTAGACGTGGACGACAGGGAGGAAAGCCTCGCGAAGAGGATCAGGGACGCGGAAGTAAAGTGGATACCGTACGTGGTGGTCGTGGGTAAAAGGGAGGCCGAGTCGGGAAAACTCACCGTGAGGGTGAGGGGGCAGGGACAGTACGAGATGTCGCTAGAGGAGCTCGTAGGCCGCCTAGTCTCGGAGCTTAAAGGGTACCCAAGAGTTTCGGCGGCGCTCCCAAGGTACGTGAGCGCGCGCCCGAGGTACAGTCCTTGAGCCTGAAGCTCTCGCTGAAAAACCTTCTTTACCAGAAGATCCTACTGGCTACGAAGCTAGAGGAGGCTCTCAGCGACGAGAGTAAGGCGAAGGCTCTCTCAGACCACCACGCCCGCAGACCTCCGAGGCCTTGCGGTTTCACTGTTCACAGCGCGGTGGGGTGTACCTACTCGTGTAGCTACTGCTACCTCCCGGACATGGGGATAAGCTTCAGAGAGGTCCACGTCTACGGCCTGACAGGCGAAGAGGTCTCCTACGCCCTCCTGAAGAACCCGTACTTCCTGCCCACGCGGTTTGGCTCCCAAATAGCGGTCGGCAGCGTAGGCGAACCCTTCGCCTCCCCCGAAGCGGCTTCGAAGACAATGGAGTACATAGCCTCCTTCGAGAAGTACCTGGGAAACCCGGTGCAGTTCTCGACTAAGGCCGTTCTCGACGAGGAAACCGCGGGCTGGCTTGCCCAGAGAAAGGTGCCCGTAAACCCCCTAGTAACCGTGGTGACGTTGGACAAGTACAAAGAGCTCGAGCCGGGGGCACCGCCGCCATACGAGAGGCTAGAGTCGATGCGCAGGATGAGGAAGAAGGGTCTCCGCCCAATGCTCTTCCTACGACCTCTAATACCGGGGGTTACC encodes:
- a CDS encoding radical SAM protein, translating into MSLKLSLKNLLYQKILLATKLEEALSDESKAKALSDHHARRPPRPCGFTVHSAVGCTYSCSYCYLPDMGISFREVHVYGLTGEEVSYALLKNPYFLPTRFGSQIAVGSVGEPFASPEAASKTMEYIASFEKYLGNPVQFSTKAVLDEETAGWLAQRKVPVNPLVTVVTLDKYKELEPGAPPPYERLESMRRMRKKGLRPMLFLRPLIPGVTSEEAEEILEEAKRHGAVGVVIGGLRVTPSILARLEKAGVDTGRIRGMLKGVQLTAGKQVPLPLGDLKREVLEIARSKGLVPFLSACCANNFNAYLHDGKRVPCPGLDYIDGKYCTACPVGCPSLKTEVDPDEVREIIEKFTGVKGVKVEVDDRYIRVTGGKVRLKKHHVYLIETGYRRRLRTSRNV